The Corallococcus soli genome has a window encoding:
- the recN gene encoding DNA repair protein RecN, with product MLLGLRISNVAVIEEVEVAFGAGLTVLTGETGAGKSILVDALGLLLGGRADADVIRAGCEDAAVEGVFARTPVLALRLEELGLPDLGDEVLVRRVLGRTGRGKVYVNGALVTLGVLGKLTRGAVDIAGQHEHVSLFDPGLHRVLLDKYGHMEDALAAYGREWANLREVESRMDALGGDDAKVRERAEFLRFQLDEITRLDPESGEDLKLDAERRRLGSAQKLKRYGAEAELLVAGDAPSAVEIVGRALGLVHEGVKCDASLAPVAQSLSTALSELEEAARRLNRYVEGLESDPGRLGEVEERLDALKRLCRKHGVTLDGVLQKRGELETELGTLENRREILEELNQEKKRVEERARKAALALSKARKASAGAFSQQVRDGLGGLAMGKAAFEVRVTAGETLRPDGLDEVEFFFSANPGEPARALAKVASGGEASRLLLALKRALADSDACGCYVLDEADAGVSGAIADVVGRMIREVSSHRQVLCITHLPQVAAYADAHLLIRKSVRGERTVSQVLPLAAGAERTQELARMMSGVEVTREALGAAEALVRSAHRSPRARRESGPEGTSPRGRLRRTA from the coding sequence GTGCTGCTGGGACTTCGGATTTCGAACGTAGCGGTGATTGAGGAGGTGGAGGTGGCGTTTGGCGCCGGCCTCACCGTCCTCACGGGTGAGACAGGGGCTGGCAAGTCCATCCTGGTGGACGCGCTGGGTCTCCTGCTCGGGGGCAGGGCGGATGCGGACGTCATCCGGGCGGGCTGCGAGGACGCGGCGGTGGAGGGCGTGTTCGCCCGGACGCCGGTGCTGGCCTTGAGACTGGAGGAGCTGGGCCTTCCCGACCTGGGAGACGAGGTGCTGGTGCGCCGGGTGCTCGGGCGCACCGGGCGCGGCAAGGTCTACGTCAACGGCGCGCTGGTGACGCTGGGCGTCCTGGGGAAGCTCACCCGGGGAGCGGTGGACATCGCCGGCCAGCACGAACATGTGAGCCTCTTCGACCCTGGCCTGCACCGGGTGCTGCTCGACAAGTACGGGCACATGGAGGACGCGCTGGCCGCGTACGGCCGCGAGTGGGCGAACCTGCGCGAGGTGGAGTCCCGCATGGACGCCCTGGGCGGCGACGACGCCAAGGTGCGCGAGCGCGCGGAGTTCCTGCGCTTCCAACTGGATGAAATCACGCGCCTGGACCCGGAGTCCGGCGAGGACCTGAAGCTGGACGCGGAGCGCCGGCGGCTGGGCAGCGCGCAGAAGCTCAAGCGCTACGGCGCGGAGGCGGAGCTGCTGGTGGCCGGGGATGCGCCCTCGGCGGTGGAGATCGTCGGGCGCGCGCTGGGGCTCGTGCACGAGGGCGTCAAGTGCGACGCGTCGCTCGCGCCGGTGGCCCAGTCGCTCAGCACCGCGCTGTCGGAACTGGAAGAGGCGGCGCGCCGGCTCAACCGCTACGTGGAGGGGCTGGAGTCCGACCCCGGGCGGCTGGGCGAGGTGGAGGAGCGGCTGGACGCGCTCAAGCGGCTGTGCCGCAAGCACGGCGTGACGCTGGACGGCGTCCTCCAGAAGCGCGGCGAGCTGGAGACCGAGCTGGGCACGCTGGAGAACCGGCGCGAAATCCTGGAGGAGCTGAACCAGGAGAAGAAGCGCGTGGAGGAGCGGGCGCGCAAGGCGGCGCTGGCCCTGTCCAAGGCGCGCAAGGCGAGCGCCGGGGCCTTCTCCCAGCAGGTGCGGGACGGCCTGGGCGGGCTGGCCATGGGCAAGGCCGCCTTCGAGGTGCGCGTGACGGCCGGGGAGACGCTGCGTCCGGACGGCCTGGACGAGGTGGAGTTCTTCTTCAGCGCCAACCCGGGCGAACCGGCGCGCGCGCTGGCCAAGGTGGCCTCGGGCGGCGAGGCGAGCCGGCTCCTGTTGGCCCTCAAACGTGCACTGGCGGACAGTGACGCGTGCGGCTGCTACGTGCTGGATGAGGCGGACGCGGGCGTGAGCGGTGCCATCGCGGACGTGGTGGGGCGGATGATTCGCGAGGTCAGCTCCCACCGTCAGGTGCTGTGCATCACGCACCTGCCCCAGGTGGCGGCCTACGCGGACGCGCACCTGCTCATCCGCAAGAGCGTCCGGGGCGAGCGCACCGTGTCCCAGGTGCTCCCCCTGGCGGCGGGCGCCGAGCGCACGCAGGAACTGGCGCGGATGATGTCCGGCGTGGAGGTGACGCGCGAGGCGCTGGGCGCGGCCGAGGCCCTGGTCCGCTCGGCCCACCGCTCCCCCCGGGCGCGCCGGGAATCAGGTCCGGAGGGCACCAGCCCCCGGGGCCGGCTGCGCCGGACGGCCTGA
- a CDS encoding Stp1/IreP family PP2C-type Ser/Thr phosphatase has protein sequence MSSTAGQTAAPRHKVISAGLTDVGRKRNHNEDSFLIDDELQLYVVADGMGGHAGGGTASRIAVETIDKELRRAREGRDNPFVSVPNLQESPIPEALRSAVEKACQAIYLTAQDDARLSGMGTTVISLVVRDEHAFFAHVGDSRAYLIRGDLIQQISEDHSLVNEQIKAGMITPEEAKHSRYKNIITRSVGFEEEVQVDVMGLVSEPGDVFLLCSDGLANMLEDREIHDAVARAGSFEEVPKLLIDLANDRGGDDNISVIVVRMGG, from the coding sequence GTGTCCAGCACCGCAGGGCAGACCGCGGCCCCCCGCCATAAAGTCATCTCCGCTGGCCTGACGGACGTCGGGCGCAAGCGCAATCACAACGAGGACAGTTTCCTCATTGACGATGAGCTCCAGCTCTACGTCGTGGCGGACGGAATGGGTGGGCACGCGGGTGGCGGTACCGCGTCGCGCATCGCCGTCGAGACCATCGACAAGGAGTTGAGGCGCGCGCGCGAAGGGCGAGACAATCCCTTCGTCAGTGTTCCCAACCTCCAGGAGTCGCCCATTCCAGAGGCGCTTCGTTCCGCGGTGGAGAAGGCCTGTCAGGCCATCTACCTCACCGCCCAGGACGACGCGCGGCTCTCCGGGATGGGAACGACCGTCATCTCCCTGGTGGTCCGCGACGAGCACGCCTTCTTCGCCCACGTGGGCGACAGTCGCGCGTACCTCATCCGCGGCGACCTCATCCAGCAGATCAGCGAGGACCATTCCCTGGTCAACGAGCAGATCAAGGCCGGGATGATCACCCCCGAGGAGGCGAAGCACTCCCGCTACAAGAACATCATCACCCGCTCCGTCGGTTTCGAGGAGGAGGTGCAGGTGGACGTCATGGGACTCGTGTCCGAGCCCGGTGACGTGTTCCTGCTCTGCTCCGACGGCCTGGCCAACATGCTGGAGGACCGGGAGATCCACGACGCCGTGGCCCGTGCCGGCAGCTTCGAAGAGGTGCCCAAGCTCCTCATCGACCTGGCCAATGATCGTGGCGGCGACGACAACATCAGCGTCATCGTCGTGCGCATGGGCGGCTGA
- a CDS encoding M23 family metallopeptidase — MAKKSFTLMVIPDHDAPVKRYTIQRSWLVQVGMGLMLVAGLGAGASIHYLQVAADASENRILREENLTLRSQLKSVRERIEHIGSTLDRVERFDQKLRAVTLLSDPQRNLAMGPTEPEAGTTAPTTDTQFTQLTTTDTPKVLLGRLDRLSAEATRQELSLQDLQAYFQDQKSLLASTPSVWPARGWVTSDFGQRLDPYTADRVTHAGLDIAAPHGKEVTAPSDGTVVFAGLEGGYGNVLVIDHGYGIKTRYGHLSKILVKAGDRVKRGAQVAAVGNTGRSTGPHLHYEVRVNGVPQNPRKFILEE, encoded by the coding sequence GTGGCCAAAAAGTCCTTCACGCTGATGGTCATCCCGGACCACGACGCTCCGGTGAAGCGCTACACCATCCAGCGCTCCTGGCTGGTGCAGGTGGGCATGGGCCTGATGCTGGTGGCGGGACTGGGCGCGGGTGCGAGCATCCACTACCTGCAGGTCGCGGCAGACGCCTCGGAGAACCGCATCCTGCGTGAGGAGAACCTCACGCTGCGCTCCCAGCTCAAGTCGGTGCGTGAGCGCATCGAGCACATCGGCTCCACGTTGGACCGGGTGGAGCGCTTCGACCAGAAGCTGCGCGCGGTGACGCTGCTGTCGGACCCGCAGCGCAACCTGGCCATGGGCCCCACGGAGCCGGAGGCCGGCACCACGGCGCCCACGACGGACACCCAGTTCACGCAGCTGACCACCACCGACACGCCCAAGGTGCTGCTGGGCCGCCTGGACCGGCTGTCCGCGGAGGCCACCCGCCAGGAGCTGAGCCTCCAGGACCTGCAGGCCTACTTCCAGGACCAGAAGTCGCTGCTGGCCTCCACGCCGTCGGTGTGGCCGGCGCGCGGTTGGGTGACCAGCGACTTCGGCCAGCGCCTGGACCCGTACACGGCGGACCGGGTGACGCACGCGGGCCTGGACATCGCGGCCCCCCACGGCAAGGAAGTCACCGCGCCGTCGGACGGCACGGTGGTGTTCGCGGGCCTGGAGGGCGGGTACGGCAACGTGCTCGTCATCGACCACGGCTACGGCATCAAGACGCGCTACGGCCACCTGTCCAAGATCCTGGTGAAGGCCGGCGACCGCGTGAAGCGCGGTGCCCAGGTGGCGGCGGTGGGCAACACGGGCCGCTCCACCGGTCCGCACCTGCACTACGAGGTGCGCGTGAACGGCGTGCCGCAGAACCCGCGCAAGTTCATCCTCGAAGAGTAG
- a CDS encoding diguanylate cyclase domain-containing protein, translating to MPYSIDDPTATALVALHPRAARPGHADEAPQAAAQELIATEQRRRGQPDATGALHVLALTQGTLLKEEFDLSTHAHHDGWRVGAVMVDVKEMIHFNARFGFPAGDALLKAIVASLAAQYPASRIVRFQPDGFAVLLLPTSQLTVREDGADTTRARLTEDLRPTLPAGAAPTDVPGFTVALLELTVHQPSHWQVLGPLLWAEVERAYIMERTGRTHGLQRRHLRLDAFLPEPQGT from the coding sequence ATGCCCTATTCCATCGACGATCCCACCGCCACCGCCCTCGTCGCACTCCACCCCCGGGCCGCCCGGCCCGGGCACGCGGACGAGGCGCCGCAGGCGGCCGCCCAGGAGCTCATCGCCACCGAGCAGCGCCGACGCGGCCAGCCGGATGCCACCGGGGCGCTGCATGTGCTGGCCCTGACGCAGGGGACGCTCCTCAAGGAGGAGTTCGACCTGTCCACGCACGCGCACCATGACGGCTGGCGCGTGGGCGCCGTCATGGTGGACGTGAAGGAGATGATCCACTTCAACGCGCGCTTCGGCTTCCCGGCCGGGGACGCGCTGCTCAAGGCCATCGTCGCCTCGCTCGCGGCGCAGTACCCGGCCTCCCGCATCGTGCGCTTCCAGCCGGACGGCTTCGCGGTGCTCCTGCTGCCCACGTCCCAGCTCACCGTGCGCGAGGACGGCGCGGACACCACGCGCGCGCGGCTGACGGAAGACCTGCGCCCCACCCTGCCCGCGGGCGCCGCGCCCACCGACGTGCCGGGCTTCACCGTGGCGCTGCTGGAGCTGACGGTGCACCAGCCGTCGCATTGGCAGGTGCTGGGGCCGCTCTTGTGGGCGGAAGTGGAGCGGGCCTACATCATGGAGCGCACCGGACGGACGCACGGCCTGCAGCGCCGACACCTGCGCCTGGATGCGTTCCTTCCGGAGCCACAAGGAACCTGA
- the rlmM gene encoding 23S rRNA (cytidine(2498)-2'-O)-methyltransferase RlmM — protein sequence MPPIPAQTLAAQPGRWLWTCREGFEAHLFEELVWAKAGPRILGPALVESEHRPDVPPAFGRAAEKVIATWAPAGGAQVPVEDIVDALSELPTRVPWLLRAFTPDSERGNTQAGRAEALEAAVRAALHPNRLLEDDNRARESGALLVGLCVAPDGVLILGAVSAREALSLAPGGRRRMKRAGESPSRAAMKLEEALDGLPDEPGRGDVCVDLGAAPGGWTQRLVARGARVVAVDPAKLMPELAKNPRVQHVQESAFAYAPEEPADWLFCDMAWRPQEVAQLLAKWGRRRWARNLVANIKLPMKDKNPLLLRVRQILVDDGGWEGLTVRQLYHDRDEVTVTARRMR from the coding sequence GTGCCCCCCATCCCCGCACAGACGCTCGCCGCCCAGCCGGGCCGCTGGCTGTGGACGTGCCGGGAGGGCTTCGAAGCGCACCTCTTCGAGGAGCTGGTCTGGGCCAAGGCCGGCCCGCGCATCCTGGGCCCCGCCCTGGTGGAGTCCGAGCACCGGCCGGACGTGCCCCCGGCCTTCGGACGGGCGGCGGAGAAGGTCATCGCCACCTGGGCCCCGGCGGGCGGGGCGCAGGTGCCCGTGGAGGACATCGTGGACGCCCTGTCCGAGCTGCCCACCCGCGTGCCCTGGCTCCTGCGCGCCTTCACGCCGGACAGCGAGCGCGGCAACACGCAGGCCGGACGCGCCGAGGCCCTGGAGGCCGCGGTGCGCGCGGCGCTCCACCCCAACCGCCTGCTGGAGGACGACAACCGGGCGCGCGAGTCGGGGGCGCTGCTGGTGGGCCTGTGCGTGGCGCCGGACGGTGTGCTCATCCTGGGCGCCGTGAGTGCCCGGGAGGCCCTGTCGCTGGCGCCGGGCGGGCGGCGGCGGATGAAGCGCGCGGGCGAGTCCCCGTCCCGCGCGGCGATGAAGCTGGAGGAGGCCCTGGACGGCCTGCCGGACGAGCCGGGGCGCGGCGACGTCTGCGTGGACCTGGGCGCGGCGCCGGGCGGCTGGACGCAGCGGCTGGTGGCGCGCGGGGCGCGGGTGGTGGCGGTGGACCCGGCGAAGCTGATGCCGGAGCTCGCGAAGAACCCCCGCGTGCAGCACGTCCAGGAGAGCGCCTTCGCCTACGCCCCGGAGGAGCCCGCCGACTGGCTCTTCTGCGACATGGCGTGGCGGCCGCAGGAGGTGGCGCAGCTGTTGGCCAAGTGGGGGCGCCGGCGCTGGGCCCGCAACCTGGTGGCCAACATCAAGCTGCCCATGAAGGACAAGAACCCGCTGCTCCTGCGCGTGCGGCAGATCCTCGTGGACGACGGGGGCTGGGAGGGCCTCACCGTCCGTCAGCTGTACCACGACCGGGACGAGGTGACGGTGACCGCGCGACGCATGCGCTGA
- the secA gene encoding preprotein translocase subunit SecA codes for MIEWTLKKLIGTKNERELKKARLKIARINELEPRMKALKDEDFARETARMKQEIQNGRPLDELLFEAFALTREASSRIIGQRHYDVQLVGGIFLHEGCIAEMRTGEGKTLTATLPSYLNALSGRGVHVVTVNDYLARRDAEWMGRVYKFLGMTTGCVLHELSDKQRQESYRSDITYGQNNEFGFDYLRDNMKFRLQDYVQRELNYAIVDEVDSILIDEARTPLIISGPTEDSTDKYYRVDQVIPGLVPDQDYTLDEKHRAVALTDDGIDKLQKRLSVGNLYDPGEIETLHHVEQALRAHTLYKRDKDYVVKDGEVQIVDEFTGRLMPGRRWSDGLHQAIEAKEGVKIENENQTLATVSFQNYFRMYSKLSGMTGTADTEAEEFAKIYNLDVRVIPTNRPAVRRDEQDVVYKTEREKFEAVAAQIEELHKAGQPVLVGTVSIAKSEVVANFLKKRGVPHNVLNAKAHQREADIVAQAGRKGAVTISTNMAGRGTDILLGGNAEVMTKSAMGPPPEPPESQDGQPVDMTAYQAAMADWEARFAETKAKNEELTKQERAEVMAAGGLFIIGTERHESRRVDNQLRGRAGRQGDPGASRFFLSLEDDLMRIFGSERIQTLMERLGMEEGEVIEHIWLSRAIEGAQKRVEGHNFDQRKNLLEYDDVMNQQRRTIYKLRRQVLASGAGIPLVEYEEDLKTRVKTRSERVITWADFREMVLDAVEDVVVSLTDTYAPTRSSDTWDITSLSAAVKESFNLEMSFEGTGSRDELQEQIYAAAEKVFTAREQEFSEDFMRFLQYRYLATIDQLWKDHLLAMDHLRQGIGLRGYGQKDPKQEYKKEGYQGFIQMLSAIKTQFVSQMMRVQARSASNAAEETARIQRQLAQQQQKAVEGRANAEGKIEEATATPVAQRAAQAASDAPRVGRNDPCPCGSGRKYKKCHGANEANP; via the coding sequence ATGATTGAATGGACGCTAAAGAAGCTCATCGGGACGAAGAATGAGCGCGAGCTCAAGAAGGCCCGACTGAAGATTGCTCGCATCAACGAGCTGGAACCCCGCATGAAGGCCCTCAAGGACGAGGACTTCGCGCGCGAGACCGCCCGGATGAAGCAGGAGATCCAGAACGGCCGTCCCCTGGACGAGCTGCTCTTCGAGGCCTTCGCGCTCACCCGGGAGGCGTCGAGCCGGATCATCGGCCAGCGCCACTATGACGTCCAGCTGGTGGGCGGCATCTTCCTGCACGAGGGCTGCATCGCGGAGATGCGCACCGGTGAAGGCAAGACGCTCACCGCGACGCTGCCCTCCTACCTCAACGCGCTGTCCGGCCGGGGCGTCCACGTCGTCACCGTGAACGACTACCTGGCCCGCCGCGACGCGGAGTGGATGGGCCGCGTCTACAAGTTCCTGGGCATGACGACGGGCTGCGTGCTCCACGAGCTGTCCGACAAGCAGCGCCAGGAGTCGTACCGCTCGGACATCACCTACGGGCAGAACAACGAGTTCGGCTTCGACTACCTGCGCGACAACATGAAGTTCCGTCTGCAGGACTACGTCCAGCGGGAGCTCAACTACGCCATCGTCGACGAGGTGGACTCCATCCTCATCGACGAGGCCCGCACGCCGCTCATCATCTCCGGGCCCACCGAGGACAGCACCGACAAGTACTACCGGGTGGATCAGGTCATCCCGGGCCTCGTGCCGGACCAGGACTACACCCTGGATGAGAAGCACCGCGCGGTGGCCCTCACCGACGACGGCATCGACAAGCTCCAGAAGCGCCTGAGCGTCGGCAACCTCTACGACCCGGGCGAGATTGAAACCCTGCACCACGTCGAGCAGGCCCTGCGCGCGCACACGCTCTACAAGCGCGACAAGGACTACGTGGTGAAGGACGGCGAGGTGCAGATCGTCGACGAGTTCACCGGCCGCCTCATGCCGGGCCGGCGCTGGTCGGACGGCCTCCACCAGGCCATCGAGGCCAAGGAGGGCGTGAAGATTGAGAACGAGAACCAGACGCTCGCCACGGTCTCGTTCCAGAACTACTTCCGCATGTACTCCAAGCTGTCCGGCATGACGGGCACCGCGGACACGGAAGCCGAGGAGTTCGCGAAGATCTACAACCTGGACGTGCGCGTCATCCCGACCAACCGGCCAGCGGTGCGTCGCGACGAGCAGGACGTGGTCTACAAGACGGAGCGCGAGAAGTTCGAGGCCGTCGCCGCGCAGATTGAAGAGCTGCACAAGGCGGGGCAGCCGGTGCTCGTGGGCACGGTGTCCATCGCCAAGAGCGAGGTGGTCGCCAACTTCCTCAAGAAGCGCGGCGTGCCCCACAACGTCCTCAACGCCAAGGCCCACCAGCGCGAAGCCGACATCGTCGCGCAGGCCGGCCGCAAGGGCGCCGTCACCATCTCCACCAACATGGCCGGCCGAGGCACGGACATCCTCCTGGGCGGCAACGCCGAGGTGATGACCAAGAGCGCCATGGGCCCGCCGCCGGAGCCCCCCGAGTCCCAGGACGGCCAGCCGGTGGACATGACCGCCTACCAGGCCGCGATGGCGGACTGGGAGGCGCGCTTCGCGGAGACCAAGGCGAAGAACGAGGAGCTGACGAAGCAGGAGCGCGCGGAGGTCATGGCCGCGGGCGGCCTCTTCATCATCGGCACCGAGCGCCACGAGTCCCGCCGCGTGGACAACCAGCTGCGTGGCCGCGCCGGCCGACAGGGTGATCCGGGCGCCAGCCGCTTCTTCCTGTCGCTGGAAGACGACCTGATGCGCATCTTCGGGTCCGAGCGCATCCAGACGCTGATGGAGCGCCTGGGCATGGAAGAGGGCGAGGTCATCGAGCACATCTGGCTGTCGCGGGCCATCGAGGGCGCGCAGAAGCGGGTCGAAGGCCACAACTTCGACCAGCGCAAGAACCTGCTCGAGTACGACGACGTGATGAACCAGCAGCGGCGCACCATCTACAAGCTGCGCCGCCAGGTGCTCGCTTCGGGTGCCGGCATCCCGCTGGTGGAGTACGAAGAGGACCTGAAGACCCGCGTCAAGACGCGCTCCGAGCGCGTCATCACCTGGGCGGACTTCCGGGAGATGGTGCTGGACGCGGTGGAGGACGTGGTCGTCTCCCTGACGGACACCTACGCCCCCACGCGCAGCTCCGACACCTGGGACATCACGTCGCTGTCCGCGGCGGTGAAGGAGTCCTTCAACCTGGAGATGAGCTTCGAGGGCACGGGCAGCCGCGACGAGCTCCAGGAGCAGATCTACGCGGCGGCGGAGAAGGTCTTCACCGCCCGCGAGCAGGAGTTCAGCGAAGACTTCATGCGCTTCCTGCAGTACCGGTACCTGGCCACCATCGACCAGCTCTGGAAGGACCACCTGCTGGCCATGGACCACCTGCGCCAGGGCATCGGCCTGCGCGGCTACGGCCAGAAGGACCCGAAGCAGGAGTACAAGAAGGAGGGCTACCAGGGCTTCATCCAGATGCTCTCCGCCATCAAGACGCAGTTCGTCAGCCAGATGATGCGCGTCCAGGCCCGCTCCGCCTCCAACGCCGCGGAGGAGACCGCCCGCATCCAGCGGCAGCTCGCCCAGCAGCAGCAGAAGGCCGTGGAGGGCCGCGCGAACGCCGAAGGGAAGATTGAAGAGGCCACCGCCACGCCCGTCGCCCAGCGCGCCGCCCAGGCCGCCTCGGACGCCCCCCGCGTGGGCCGCAACGACCCCTGCCCCTGCGGCAGCGGCCGCAAGTACAAGAAGTGCCACGGCGCCAACGAGGCCAACCCCTAG
- the rpsB gene encoding 30S ribosomal protein S2, whose protein sequence is METQQDTQTQAQAMAAASGITMRQLLEAGVHFGHQTKRWNPKMKPYIFGARNGIYIIDLQKTVTMARSAFRFVADITARGGSVLFVGTKKQAQDVIREEAARAGQFFVTSRWLGGTLTNFKTIKQGIDRLKTLEKMAEDGTFERLPKKEVAQLDREREKLEKNLGGVKDMAKLPRCVFIIDPKKEHIAIHESTRLGIPVIGLVDTNCDPDGIDFVIPGNDDAIRSIKLFTSKIADACLEGAARYRASGAAERDEQEEREGRDDRRDRDDRRGPRRNDRRDRDDRRGGGGDRGGERRGPLVEMKGVAAPVAAEQPAAPAEGGETPAAE, encoded by the coding sequence ATGGAAACCCAGCAGGATACGCAGACGCAGGCCCAGGCGATGGCCGCCGCGAGCGGCATCACGATGCGCCAGCTGCTCGAGGCCGGCGTCCACTTCGGCCACCAGACCAAGCGCTGGAACCCGAAGATGAAGCCCTACATCTTCGGTGCCCGTAACGGCATCTACATCATCGACCTGCAGAAGACCGTGACGATGGCCCGGTCGGCCTTCCGCTTCGTCGCGGACATCACGGCCCGTGGCGGGTCGGTGCTCTTCGTGGGCACCAAGAAGCAGGCGCAGGACGTCATCCGCGAGGAGGCCGCGCGCGCCGGTCAGTTCTTCGTCACCAGCCGCTGGCTGGGTGGCACGCTGACGAACTTCAAGACCATCAAGCAGGGCATCGACCGCCTCAAGACGCTGGAGAAGATGGCCGAGGACGGCACCTTCGAGCGCCTGCCCAAGAAGGAAGTCGCCCAGCTCGACCGCGAGCGCGAGAAGCTGGAGAAGAACCTGGGCGGCGTGAAGGACATGGCGAAGCTGCCCCGCTGCGTCTTCATCATCGACCCGAAGAAGGAGCACATCGCCATCCACGAGTCCACGCGCCTGGGCATCCCGGTGATTGGCCTGGTGGACACGAACTGCGATCCGGACGGCATCGACTTCGTCATCCCGGGCAACGACGACGCCATCCGCTCCATCAAGCTCTTCACGTCGAAGATCGCGGACGCGTGCCTTGAGGGTGCGGCGCGCTACCGTGCGTCCGGCGCCGCCGAGCGCGACGAGCAGGAGGAGCGTGAGGGCCGTGACGACCGCCGCGACCGCGATGATCGCCGGGGTCCCCGCCGCAACGACCGCCGCGACCGCGATGACCGCCGGGGTGGTGGTGGTGACCGTGGCGGCGAGCGCCGTGGCCCCCTCGTGGAGATGAAGGGCGTTGCCGCCCCCGTCGCCGCCGAGCAGCCCGCGGCCCCCGCCGAGGGTGGCGAGACGCCGGCGGCCGAGTAG
- the tsf gene encoding translation elongation factor Ts, whose product MAEISAQMVKDLRERTGAGMMDCKKALSETAGDFVKAEEWLRKKGISRAAGKEGRVAAEGIVTSYIHGGRIGVIVEVNCETDFVARNPDFQDLAKDVAMQVAAASPKYVRREEVPQDAMDKEKEIQRELLKQQGKPEAMLEKILVGKMEKYYEGVCLVDQLWVKDDKKKVGEMITERAAKIGEKVSVRRFVRFEVGEGIEKKKEDLAAEVAKTLGQA is encoded by the coding sequence ATGGCTGAGATCAGCGCCCAGATGGTGAAGGACCTCCGCGAGCGGACCGGCGCGGGCATGATGGACTGCAAGAAGGCCCTGTCGGAGACGGCGGGCGACTTCGTGAAGGCCGAGGAGTGGCTGCGCAAGAAGGGCATCTCGCGCGCCGCCGGCAAGGAAGGCCGCGTCGCCGCCGAAGGCATCGTCACCAGCTACATCCACGGCGGCCGCATCGGCGTCATCGTGGAGGTCAACTGCGAGACCGACTTCGTCGCGCGCAACCCTGACTTCCAGGACCTGGCCAAGGACGTGGCCATGCAGGTCGCCGCGGCCAGCCCCAAGTACGTGCGCCGCGAGGAGGTCCCCCAGGACGCGATGGACAAGGAGAAGGAGATCCAGCGCGAGCTGCTCAAGCAGCAGGGCAAGCCGGAGGCCATGCTGGAGAAGATCCTCGTGGGCAAGATGGAGAAGTACTACGAGGGCGTCTGCCTCGTGGACCAGCTCTGGGTGAAGGACGACAAGAAGAAGGTCGGTGAGATGATCACCGAGCGCGCCGCGAAGATTGGCGAGAAGGTCTCCGTGCGCCGCTTCGTCCGCTTCGAAGTGGGCGAGGGCATCGAGAAGAAGAAGGAAGACCTCGCCGCCGAGGTCGCCAAGACGCTGGGCCAGGCGTAA
- the pyrH gene encoding UMP kinase: protein MSESTSPYKRILLKLSGEALMGEGKYGIHPPTLTRIAEEIAELSQAGIELAVVIGGGNIFRGVAGATEGMDRASADYMGMLATCINSMAMQDALEKQGLKTRVQSAIKMEQIAEPYIRRRAVRHLEKGRVVIFAAGTGNPYFTTDTAASLRAMEINAQVILKATKVDGVYNADPKKDPTARRYRTLTYMDVLKQNLNVMDSTAISLCMDNKLPIIVFDLGTRGNIQRAVMGQQGEFGTVVGAAETVWA, encoded by the coding sequence ATGTCCGAATCCACCTCTCCCTACAAGCGCATCCTCCTCAAACTTTCGGGCGAAGCCCTGATGGGCGAGGGGAAGTACGGCATCCACCCTCCCACCCTCACGCGCATCGCTGAAGAAATCGCCGAGCTGTCCCAGGCGGGCATCGAGCTGGCCGTCGTCATTGGCGGGGGCAACATCTTCCGCGGCGTGGCGGGTGCGACGGAAGGCATGGACCGCGCGAGCGCGGACTACATGGGCATGCTCGCCACCTGCATCAACTCCATGGCGATGCAGGACGCCCTGGAGAAGCAGGGCCTGAAGACGCGCGTGCAGTCCGCCATCAAGATGGAGCAGATCGCCGAGCCCTACATCCGCCGGCGCGCGGTGCGCCACCTGGAGAAGGGCCGCGTCGTCATCTTCGCCGCGGGCACGGGCAACCCCTACTTCACCACCGACACGGCCGCGTCGCTGCGCGCGATGGAAATCAACGCGCAGGTCATCCTCAAGGCCACCAAGGTGGACGGCGTCTACAACGCCGACCCGAAGAAGGACCCCACGGCGCGGCGCTACAGGACGCTCACGTACATGGACGTCCTCAAGCAGAACCTCAACGTGATGGACTCCACGGCCATCTCGCTGTGCATGGACAACAAGCTGCCCATCATCGTGTTCGACCTGGGCACGCGCGGGAACATCCAGCGCGCCGTCATGGGGCAGCAGGGTGAGTTTGGCACCGTCGTCGGCGCCGCCGAGACGGTCTGGGCCTGA